Part of the Lolium rigidum isolate FL_2022 chromosome 6, APGP_CSIRO_Lrig_0.1, whole genome shotgun sequence genome, CGGAAGGAGTTGGGATTAGAAGATTATATAAAATCGGCGTGTGACATTGACCACTCGGGATCGGTTGTGTTGGAAGAAATTCCGAGAGGCCCTATGAAGAATAACCTGATCATTGGTCTGTTAGGCCTAAAGGAAACAATCCTTGTCGCTGCTTGGTATATTTGGTGGCAGCGTAGGGAAGTAGTGAATGGGGAAACTGTGGCTCCGGTGAAGAAATCGGTGTTTTCAATCCAGGCGATCACGGCAAATTATAAGGCGTCATCGCATGTGACAGTGCCGAAGGAGAATGGATGGACGAAACCTCCACCAGGTACTTATAAGTTGAATGTTGATGCATGCTTCTTTCCCTCAGGTGAtggtgcggtggcggcggtgatTAGAGATTCAAGGGGCTCGGTGTTGGTGGGAGGAGCGTGGCCTTCAACTCATATGCTTGGATGTAGGAACAACAGAAGCTCGGCGTTAAAGAGGGGCTTGAATTACTAGAGAGAATTAATTGTTCACCTACAATTATTGAATCCGATAACATGGCTTTGATGGAGGCTTGCAACGGAGAGGGGGATATGTGGATTCCTAGCACGACTATTCCGATGGACTCGCTTCGAAATCATACAAAGATTAGGAGCTGCTTTCTTTTATTTATTGTCCTAGGGAGTCTAATAGGGTAGCTCACAATTTAGCTAGATTTAGTTTTGAGGCTGACAGAGTTATAGTTTGGGATGATGATCCTCCTGATCATGTGCTTTCAGATGTAATAGCTGATGTAACTCTGTTTTGAACTCGggcagcaagtttcagacgcactcgtttccttaccagggtaccgaagggactggaaggtttttaatgaggcggcttgctagcttaatatattgtgttttaccctcaaaaaaaaaaaaagaggagtacCAATCAGAGAGAAGGGGCATTTTTTTGAGGGCGGATCTCCAAGTAAACTGATAAGCAAATACTGGCCAAACACGCTAAACGGTTGGAAAAGCAATTCTGCCATTGATACATTGGGTCGGCCCAATTGTTCGTAATTGTGCGGAACGAGCACGCTCCCTTGCGCCAAAGGAACGATACCTGGCGCCCGGCCAGGCCCGGTCCATATCCACCCCGTCGACTTGTTGGTCTAGCCGCTCCGCTCACACTCGCGCAGTAACACAGCACAAACTTCCCCCAAATCCACCCCGAACCCTAGGTTTAGcctgcgccgccgcccctccgatTTATCCGCAGgcgtcgcctccgccgccccCTCTGATGGATCCAGGCACGCTGCGCCGCAGGGTCCCCTCCCTGGATCAGCAGAAGGAGGTCTTCGAGGTCTCCACCAAGCCTCCATCCGCCGCCGTGTCCACCGGGCATTCCGAGCTGCGCAGCCTTCTCATCCACTCAGTGGTGTTCGCGGTGGTAATCCCTTCTTTGATCTCCTACTCCGGCGGCGAGCAGGTGCGAGCCAGCTGGACATTGTCCCTGTTTGTTATCCTATACCTGTTTGGCTGCTCCGTCTCCTACTCCACCTCGTCTACGCCCTTAGCCAAGATGTTTTTTGCACTCTCCTATGTCGGCCTGCTAGCGTTTGTTGTGCACACTTTGTTCAGTAGTGTGCTGGGCGTGGTGTTCATCTATTCAGACTCCATCCTAGCTGCTGGCCTCTTTGGCAGCGTTCTTGCCCAGCACAGGGAGGTCAATGGAAGAGAGACTGCAGCCGCCGTTGCTTTCTCGAAGGCCCCCTTTACCCGCATATACTATAGGCAGGATGGGATCTACCCCTTCTTAGCTTTTTTTGCCTTGTTTGGTGCTATATGCTGGGTCATGCGTCCAGAAGGTCACTACGATGCCCTCACCACTGTGATGAACCTATTCGCAGCCATTGCATGCCTAGAATTCATTCTGACTGTATGTGTCCTAGGCTGGTTAAATGGAGCTGTCTTTGGTATGGATAGCGCTCCTCCTGTAGTCTTTATCTTTGCCGCCATAGGCATGCAATTCCCTATCTCGTATCTTCTCGGCGGCAAGCTTGTCGCGGCCATCATCTTGTGGCTGTGTGTTCTTGCGTCAACCGCGTTTCTTGGATACTACCTCAGGGTTCA contains:
- the LOC124667099 gene encoding uncharacterized protein LOC124667099 isoform X1: MDPGTLRRRVPSLDQQKEVFEVSTKPPSAAVSTGHSELRSLLIHSVVFAVVIPSLISYSGGEQVRASWTLSLFVILYLFGCSVSYSTSSTPLAKMFFALSYVGLLAFVVHTLFSSVLGVVFIYSDSILAAGLFGSVLAQHREVNGRETAAAVAFSKAPFTRIYYRQDGIYPFLAFFALFGAICWVMRPEGHYDALTTVMNLFAAIACLEFILTVCVLGWLNGAVFGMDSAPPVVFIFAAIGMQFPISYLLGGKLVAAIILWLCVLASTAFLGYYLRVHATYEQMMFTRDAMKIRNARTIRNSAGVVPTKSNTPTPATASFTKETNTDASGLHAPRR
- the LOC124667099 gene encoding uncharacterized protein LOC124667099 isoform X2, with amino-acid sequence MDPGTLRRRVPSLDQQKEVFEVSTKPPSAAVSTGHSELRSLLIHSVVFAVVIPSLISYSGGEQVRASWTLSLFVILYLFGCSVSYSTSSTPLAKMFFALSYVGLLAFVVHTLFSSVLGVVFIYSDSILAAGLFGSVLAQHREVNGRETAAAVAFSKAPFTRIYYRQDGIYPFLAFFALFGAICWVMRPEGHYDALTTVMNLFAAIACLEFILTVCVLGWLNGAVFGMDSAPPVVFIFAAIGMQFPISYLLGGKLVAAIILWLCVLASTAFLGYYLRVHATYEQMMFTRDAMKIRNARTIRNSAGVVPTKSNTPTPATASFTKETNTDASAAAVSP